A single window of Candidatus Ozemobacteraceae bacterium DNA harbors:
- a CDS encoding AsmA-like C-terminal region-containing protein, producing MNTNTPEAIIDTTAPESEEKPRSSRARLIGIFLAAVGFIVLLVVGVAYYAYITYLDPAALKKQVETSAGLALGLPVSVGEVSLRWPTITMTGMRVGDPASRTLPLVEIGMAAATPDFFELLSGKVMLESVFVSSVSAKLTRAEDGSVVLPPGMTAASGAKPAEPSAGIDFDVRGLPLRQLEIEQVRVSLDDLAAKKAFAAVMPHLLVKKSLSGTALPIDTKITVEGIGNVAIKGELRPPEKLQAKIHIEGIEVGTLRQVLPASVELPAGLGVASLLADVVLTGSGRLSVRNVSLKCTPDIDVKGEFEAASLSPLQGSATIALEPLPVKRLMELAGKYLPPMPDVKIDEGRLGGEVRFGIAGGEMRDISAWAKPQGLVVRHAMLPAPLKLAQGGVKYDEGRVEWEKLAAEIRGITVKSDAGKVDIAKMTGRGDLSIRLDMSVLTGDLKKFIPEAVLRAKPEGTAAFTGSVEIDADGPTLTGELEGGSIRAVPAPGMSPVKLDALKLTLTRVNAKSGTIAVRECKGSALGMTATLQGSVKNGADPSFDLKANATADLAALKEALPIENALFKKQARLSGTAVVDATIGGSLKKPQPAGKLELTNVDFSIAAHGVHVTGISGTAAIDPDKITIGRLAANIFGGKLAIAGSLADYLEKPRVAASGTLHNADLGEIRTLIASNVPDFPADLGFNGRADLDIVVKGSADQPEFSGNAVLAGAGLTHPAILRPIRGIVGPIRFDQRGLTTEGLQMGWGSSTVRLVGRMESWSGFKMAFQYDVQPLDLTDIGEFFLAGTGYRAQGSGTGAGKISGPIAKIVVDGAAKLPSGVFEAPVSKGGSTFKFPFTDLTAPFRFTDGILAITGARANLFSGEMTASGKVFVRETPIRFGFDTRVKSLQTQEFLATNTTMKNVLQGGLDMSFIATGTTVGLNSLDGASTMSMASGSYKAPPVAAQIFNAVDLSQLSSGVVKSLQGHFVFKNGRMNSDDLVFKSPFGQLSYKGSVGLDTTLDGTANLVLPREICQGSKVLRDLVGNQPSLEIPVGVRGSLLSPGVDLRLDKLLKKAAENKAKDALMDILGGKKEQAPQPVASGTTGAAAPEAKKKGIGDILGGELGKILGGKKPAQEPVQPHPAPVATAPAPAGVTGAAQPASSPVVVTGTAQPASAPAPVVATQPKPLPPEKQIKKELKDIEKDLKKLFKFK from the coding sequence ATGAATACGAACACCCCAGAGGCGATCATCGATACCACCGCCCCCGAAAGCGAAGAAAAACCGCGTTCGAGCAGGGCGAGGCTGATCGGCATTTTCCTGGCGGCTGTCGGATTCATCGTGTTGCTGGTCGTCGGGGTCGCGTATTACGCCTACATCACGTATCTCGACCCTGCAGCCCTGAAGAAACAGGTCGAGACGAGCGCCGGGCTGGCCCTCGGTCTTCCCGTGAGCGTGGGCGAGGTCAGCCTCAGATGGCCGACGATCACCATGACCGGGATGCGCGTCGGGGATCCCGCCTCGAGAACGCTGCCTCTGGTCGAAATCGGCATGGCTGCTGCGACCCCTGATTTCTTCGAACTCCTTTCGGGAAAGGTGATGCTGGAAAGCGTCTTCGTTTCCTCCGTTTCCGCGAAACTGACGCGCGCGGAGGACGGCTCCGTCGTCCTTCCCCCCGGCATGACGGCTGCCTCGGGAGCCAAACCTGCCGAGCCTTCCGCCGGCATCGACTTCGACGTGCGCGGCCTGCCGCTGCGCCAACTCGAAATCGAGCAGGTGCGGGTCTCGCTCGACGATCTTGCGGCAAAAAAAGCGTTTGCGGCCGTCATGCCGCATCTGCTGGTGAAAAAGTCCCTCTCCGGAACCGCCCTGCCGATCGACACCAAGATCACGGTGGAGGGCATCGGGAATGTCGCGATCAAAGGCGAGCTGCGACCCCCTGAGAAGCTTCAGGCGAAGATCCACATCGAAGGGATCGAGGTCGGCACCCTGCGGCAGGTTCTTCCCGCTTCCGTCGAACTGCCGGCCGGCCTCGGCGTGGCGAGCCTTCTTGCAGATGTTGTGCTGACAGGCTCCGGCAGGCTCTCGGTGCGGAACGTGTCACTCAAATGCACGCCGGACATCGACGTGAAGGGCGAGTTCGAGGCGGCATCGCTCTCGCCGCTCCAGGGCTCGGCGACGATCGCCCTCGAGCCGCTGCCGGTGAAGCGGCTGATGGAGCTCGCCGGGAAATACCTGCCGCCGATGCCCGACGTGAAGATCGACGAGGGGCGGCTGGGCGGCGAGGTCCGGTTCGGCATCGCCGGCGGCGAGATGCGCGATATCTCCGCGTGGGCGAAGCCGCAGGGGCTCGTCGTGCGTCACGCGATGCTGCCGGCGCCGCTCAAGCTGGCGCAGGGCGGCGTGAAATACGATGAAGGCCGGGTCGAGTGGGAAAAACTGGCGGCCGAGATTCGCGGCATCACCGTGAAATCCGACGCCGGCAAGGTGGATATCGCGAAGATGACCGGCCGCGGCGACCTTTCCATACGCCTCGATATGTCCGTTCTCACCGGCGATCTGAAAAAGTTCATTCCTGAGGCCGTTCTTCGGGCGAAACCGGAAGGCACGGCCGCCTTCACCGGAAGCGTCGAGATCGACGCGGATGGCCCGACGCTCACGGGCGAACTCGAGGGCGGGAGTATCCGGGCCGTGCCCGCGCCGGGCATGTCGCCGGTCAAGCTCGACGCCCTCAAGCTGACGCTCACGCGCGTCAACGCGAAAAGCGGAACGATCGCGGTCCGGGAGTGCAAAGGCAGCGCTCTCGGCATGACGGCGACCCTGCAGGGATCGGTCAAGAACGGGGCCGATCCGTCGTTCGACCTGAAAGCCAATGCCACGGCCGACCTGGCGGCGCTGAAAGAGGCGCTTCCGATCGAGAACGCCCTGTTCAAGAAGCAGGCCCGCCTTTCGGGAACGGCCGTCGTCGACGCAACGATCGGCGGCAGCCTGAAAAAGCCCCAGCCTGCCGGAAAGCTCGAACTGACGAATGTGGACTTCTCGATCGCGGCCCACGGCGTGCATGTGACCGGCATTTCAGGGACTGCGGCGATCGACCCGGACAAAATCACCATCGGCAGGCTCGCCGCGAATATCTTCGGCGGCAAGCTGGCGATTGCCGGCTCCCTGGCGGACTACCTCGAAAAGCCGCGCGTGGCGGCTTCCGGAACGCTTCACAACGCCGATCTCGGCGAGATCAGGACCCTGATTGCCAGCAACGTTCCCGACTTCCCGGCGGACCTCGGGTTCAACGGACGGGCCGATCTCGACATCGTGGTCAAGGGCTCGGCAGACCAGCCCGAGTTCTCCGGCAACGCCGTCCTCGCGGGGGCGGGATTGACGCATCCGGCGATCTTGCGGCCGATCCGGGGCATCGTCGGACCGATCAGGTTCGACCAGCGCGGTCTCACGACCGAAGGTTTGCAGATGGGCTGGGGAAGCTCGACGGTCAGGCTCGTCGGACGTATGGAGAGCTGGTCCGGCTTCAAGATGGCGTTCCAGTATGACGTTCAGCCGCTGGACCTGACCGATATCGGCGAATTTTTCCTGGCCGGCACCGGTTACCGGGCCCAGGGCTCCGGCACGGGTGCGGGAAAGATCTCCGGCCCGATCGCAAAGATCGTGGTGGACGGCGCGGCGAAACTGCCGTCGGGCGTGTTCGAGGCGCCCGTTTCCAAGGGCGGCTCCACGTTCAAGTTCCCGTTCACCGACCTGACGGCGCCGTTCCGCTTCACCGACGGGATTCTCGCGATCACCGGCGCCCGGGCGAATCTGTTCAGCGGTGAAATGACTGCATCGGGAAAGGTGTTCGTCCGGGAAACGCCGATCCGGTTCGGCTTCGATACCCGGGTGAAATCGCTCCAAACGCAGGAGTTCCTGGCCACGAACACGACGATGAAAAATGTTCTCCAGGGAGGCCTCGACATGAGCTTCATCGCCACCGGCACGACCGTCGGCCTCAACTCGCTCGACGGTGCCTCGACAATGAGCATGGCCTCGGGCAGCTACAAGGCCCCGCCGGTCGCGGCGCAGATCTTCAACGCCGTCGACTTGTCCCAGTTGTCGAGCGGCGTCGTCAAGAGCCTCCAGGGACATTTTGTCTTCAAAAACGGCCGCATGAACTCGGACGATCTTGTGTTCAAGAGTCCCTTCGGCCAGCTTTCCTACAAGGGCTCGGTGGGTCTCGACACGACGCTCGACGGAACGGCGAACCTGGTTCTCCCGCGCGAAATCTGCCAGGGAAGCAAGGTGCTTCGCGACCTCGTCGGCAACCAGCCCAGTCTCGAAATCCCCGTCGGGGTGCGCGGAAGCCTCCTGTCTCCCGGCGTCGATCTGCGCCTCGACAAGCTCCTGAAGAAGGCCGCCGAAAACAAGGCGAAAGACGCCCTGATGGACATCCTGGGCGGAAAGAAGGAACAGGCGCCCCAGCCCGTTGCGTCAGGAACGACCGGCGCCGCTGCACCCGAGGCGAAAAAGAAGGGGATAGGCGACATTCTCGGCGGCGAACTGGGGAAAATCCTTGGCGGCAAGAAACCTGCCCAGGAGCCTGTTCAGCCGCACCCGGCACCGGTGGCCACGGCGCCGGCCCCTGCCGGGGTCACCGGCGCGGCTCAACCGGCATCTTCCCCCGTCGTCGTCACCGGCACCGCCCAGCCCGCGTCGGCACCGGCCCCCGTTGTTGCAACGCAGCCCAAGCCGCTTCCCCCCGAAAAGCAGATCAAGAAGGAACTCAAGGATATCGAGAAAGATTTGAAAAAACTGTTCAAGTTCAAATAA
- a CDS encoding STAS domain-containing protein has product MNTTEFSLRSENRGAVTLIYTHGPLNEAAGAAILRLVQEKLDQGVTRFVIDFGLAVSITSPCVASILEIAEKIVDEKSGRLVFAGLTDLNLKVFEMVGILLYAESCRNVQEAEVQALM; this is encoded by the coding sequence ATGAATACGACGGAATTTTCCCTGCGTTCAGAAAATCGCGGTGCGGTCACGCTCATTTACACTCACGGTCCGCTCAATGAAGCGGCCGGAGCGGCGATCCTCAGGCTCGTTCAGGAAAAACTCGATCAGGGCGTGACGAGGTTTGTCATCGATTTCGGCCTTGCCGTGTCGATCACGAGCCCCTGCGTGGCCTCGATTCTGGAGATCGCCGAGAAAATCGTCGATGAAAAGAGCGGTCGCCTCGTTTTTGCCGGACTGACGGACCTCAACCTGAAAGTGTTTGAAATGGTCGGGATTCTTCTCTATGCCGAATCCTGCCGCAACGTCCAGGAGGCCGAAGTCCAGGCGCTCATGTGA
- a CDS encoding TetR/AcrR family transcriptional regulator gives MATPKQIARETRIITAALSEFCKRGFHLANVDAIAAAATVGKATIYRHYASKEGLFMQVFDHILDNIEKTIRERTDFTDFRKGSEIAINSYFEMFATSPMIFNFLRIFTGDESIPEGNMRKKLAERYLSRSLWPVEEIKRAQASGQIRRDTDPELVMQGILGMLHFLIYHWIRTGRPERITDNTKLVMTLLFEGLLPKV, from the coding sequence ATGGCAACCCCGAAACAGATCGCCCGAGAAACCCGGATCATCACGGCGGCCTTGTCCGAGTTCTGCAAGCGAGGATTCCATCTTGCGAACGTCGACGCCATCGCGGCCGCGGCGACCGTCGGCAAGGCAACGATTTACCGTCATTACGCCAGCAAAGAAGGTCTGTTCATGCAGGTCTTCGATCATATCCTCGATAATATAGAAAAAACGATCAGGGAGCGGACGGACTTCACCGATTTCAGGAAGGGGTCGGAAATCGCCATCAATTCGTATTTTGAGATGTTCGCGACGTCCCCCATGATCTTCAATTTCCTCAGGATTTTCACGGGCGACGAGTCGATTCCCGAGGGAAACATGCGAAAGAAGCTCGCCGAACGGTATCTTTCCCGATCGCTCTGGCCGGTCGAGGAGATCAAGCGCGCACAAGCGTCCGGGCAGATCAGACGGGACACCGATCCCGAACTGGTGATGCAGGGGATCCTGGGGATGCTGCATTTTCTCATCTACCACTGGATCCGAACGGGAAGGCCGGAACGCATCACCGACAACACGAAGCTCGTGATGACGCTCCTGTTCGAAGGGCTGCTTCCAAAAGTCTGA
- a CDS encoding bifunctional UDP-sugar hydrolase/5'-nucleotidase, which yields MSEERSYRRFSVFVFLLGVVILAVTVWWLMRPLGERRLHLVFTGVSKGHIQPFLARFAPYRDQRMGGAAHKAAKLQSLVASFSGDPFCIFSVGSEISGTADAYFTRGSAIVEALNAFRLDAMLIGNIEFTFGRSRLEELSRLAKFPLLSSNITEEGSDSPPGFMTPELLLTPGNGLRVGVLGLTPETTPELTARGNVNGLRFLPPGPEIAVAVKRLRGKGADLVVLLSLIDRERIGKPEWDAIVAAAPDVISMIDFNVDAPPPAKEDGIVIKTVSGYNQGKEIDVLDLDVLPGTGVTSFRGRRIPICSDLVTPDPMVEALLQRAVGDITRLKTEPVGEFAADYERRYDAECPIGNLVADAMREMTGADLALQNSGGVQSNIRKGAFTLGDLYNVLPFDNQVVTMSLSGQDLLEVLTTSASLRRGVLQISGGTYTFANRSSDDFDLKDVTVGGKPLDPAQAYKIAVNSFLAEGGDEFRGFKRGRNREYGPIQREVVKEYILRRCASGPIELSTDNRIIKETP from the coding sequence ATGTCGGAAGAACGCTCATATCGACGGTTTTCTGTTTTCGTTTTCCTCCTCGGGGTGGTCATTCTTGCCGTGACCGTCTGGTGGCTGATGAGGCCCCTCGGCGAACGGCGACTCCACCTCGTTTTCACGGGCGTCTCGAAAGGGCATATCCAGCCGTTCCTGGCGCGGTTTGCTCCCTACCGAGACCAGCGAATGGGCGGGGCGGCGCACAAAGCGGCGAAACTGCAGTCGCTCGTTGCATCGTTTTCCGGCGACCCGTTCTGCATCTTTTCCGTCGGCAGCGAAATTTCAGGCACGGCCGACGCCTATTTCACGCGCGGATCGGCGATCGTCGAGGCGCTCAACGCCTTTCGCCTCGATGCCATGCTGATCGGCAATATCGAGTTCACCTTCGGCCGTTCGCGTCTCGAAGAACTTTCGCGGTTGGCGAAATTTCCCCTGCTTTCAAGCAATATCACCGAAGAAGGCTCCGATTCTCCCCCGGGATTCATGACGCCCGAGCTGTTGCTCACTCCCGGAAACGGGCTTCGCGTGGGCGTTCTGGGACTGACTCCCGAGACGACGCCGGAGCTGACGGCCCGCGGAAATGTGAACGGCCTGCGTTTTCTCCCCCCCGGCCCGGAGATCGCCGTCGCGGTGAAGCGTCTGCGGGGAAAAGGCGCCGACCTGGTGGTTCTGCTGAGCCTGATCGATCGCGAACGCATCGGGAAGCCCGAATGGGATGCGATCGTCGCGGCCGCCCCGGACGTCATCAGCATGATCGACTTCAACGTCGATGCGCCGCCGCCCGCGAAGGAGGACGGCATCGTCATCAAGACGGTCAGCGGGTATAACCAGGGCAAGGAGATCGATGTCCTCGATCTGGACGTGCTTCCTGGCACGGGCGTGACGTCGTTTCGCGGACGGCGCATCCCGATCTGCTCCGATCTCGTGACTCCCGATCCGATGGTGGAAGCGTTGCTTCAGCGTGCGGTTGGCGATATCACCCGGCTGAAGACCGAGCCGGTCGGGGAATTCGCCGCCGATTACGAGCGCCGATACGATGCCGAGTGCCCCATCGGCAACCTCGTCGCCGACGCCATGCGCGAGATGACGGGCGCCGATCTTGCCCTTCAGAACAGCGGCGGCGTTCAGAGCAACATCCGAAAAGGCGCGTTCACGCTCGGCGACCTCTACAACGTGCTGCCCTTCGACAACCAGGTAGTCACGATGTCCCTCTCCGGTCAGGATCTCCTCGAGGTCCTCACGACGTCTGCGTCTTTGCGTCGGGGCGTCCTCCAGATCTCCGGCGGGACCTACACGTTCGCGAACCGGTCGAGTGACGATTTCGATCTGAAAGATGTGACGGTCGGCGGAAAACCGCTCGATCCCGCGCAGGCCTACAAGATCGCGGTAAACAGCTTTCTTGCCGAGGGAGGCGACGAGTTCAGGGGCTTCAAGCGCGGTCGCAATCGCGAATA